A genome region from Streptomyces pratensis includes the following:
- a CDS encoding M23 family metallopeptidase, whose amino-acid sequence MSKRVTFQHSRRPSMSRVSGAVVAAGLGASMVFGAGAAFASGTTDAAALAGAATTADSVSQQATAQSKAAAKAKADKAEKADAKKKAAAKKKAAAKKKAASWEAPVNKYVLSATYGTGGDRWASKHSGQDFAVPIGTKVEAAHSGRVVKAGPNGGGDGPAYGNAIVIKHANGKYSQYAHLSKIGVKIGDRVKTGEKIALSGNTGNSSGPHLHFEIRTTPNYGSAINPVSFLKAEHVHI is encoded by the coding sequence ATGTCGAAGCGCGTTACGTTCCAGCACTCCCGCCGCCCGTCCATGTCCCGCGTCAGTGGCGCCGTCGTGGCCGCCGGCCTGGGTGCGTCGATGGTGTTCGGTGCGGGCGCGGCGTTCGCGTCCGGCACGACGGACGCCGCGGCCCTGGCGGGCGCGGCCACCACTGCCGACTCCGTCAGCCAGCAGGCGACCGCCCAGAGCAAGGCCGCCGCCAAGGCCAAGGCCGACAAGGCCGAGAAGGCCGACGCCAAGAAGAAGGCCGCGGCCAAGAAGAAGGCTGCGGCGAAGAAGAAGGCCGCCTCCTGGGAGGCCCCGGTCAACAAGTACGTGCTGAGTGCCACCTACGGCACCGGTGGCGACCGCTGGGCCAGCAAGCACTCCGGCCAGGACTTCGCGGTGCCGATCGGCACCAAGGTCGAGGCCGCGCACTCCGGCCGCGTCGTCAAGGCCGGCCCGAACGGTGGCGGCGACGGTCCCGCGTACGGCAACGCCATCGTGATCAAGCACGCCAACGGCAAGTACTCGCAGTACGCGCACCTGTCCAAGATCGGAGTGAAGATCGGCGACCGCGTGAAGACGGGCGAGAAGATCGCCCTTTCCGGCAACACCGGAAACTCCAGCGGCCCGCACCTCCACTTCGAGATCCGCACCACCCCGAACTACGGCTCGGCGATCAACCCGGTCTCCTTCCTGAAGGCCGAGCACGTCCACATCTGA
- a CDS encoding MDR family MFS transporter has protein sequence MAELKKAEAAPAGPRVRSIRVVVLALMITMLLAMLDNLIVGTAMPTIVGDLGGMEHLSWVVTAYTLATAASTPIWGKLGDLYGRKGIFLTSIVIFLIGSVLSGMAQDMNQLIGFRAVQGLGAGGLMVGVMAILGDLVPPRERGKYQGMMAGVMAVAMIGGPLVGGAITDHLGWRWSFYINLPLGAVALAMVTAVLHLPGKERSKAKVDYLGAALLTVGITAIVLVTTWGGTEYAWTSAVIMELIALGVASLVGFLFVETKAAEPIMPLHIFRNRNFTLMSVVGFMAGFVMFGAVLFLPLYQQSVQGASATNSGLLLLPMLLSMMIVSLVAGRITTSTGKYKVFPILGSVLMVTGLFLLATMDTGTTRFTSGVYMAVLGAGMGFLMQITMLVAQNSVELKDMGVASSATTLFRTLGSSFGVAIMGALFTGRVQDEMAARGGGGATEASAQLDAPSLAKLPDAVREAYEYAVASGTHLAFLVGGSVAVVALLAALFVKEVPLRGTVKPEASDSGGDGTGPGRPGAAKEAQTV, from the coding sequence ATGGCGGAACTGAAGAAGGCGGAGGCCGCACCGGCCGGACCGCGGGTACGCAGCATCAGGGTGGTGGTCCTCGCACTGATGATCACGATGCTGCTGGCCATGCTCGACAACCTCATCGTCGGCACCGCGATGCCGACGATCGTCGGTGATCTCGGAGGCATGGAACATCTGTCCTGGGTCGTGACGGCATACACCCTGGCCACCGCGGCCTCCACCCCCATCTGGGGCAAGCTCGGCGACCTGTACGGACGCAAGGGCATCTTCCTCACGTCCATCGTGATCTTCCTGATCGGTTCGGTGCTGAGCGGAATGGCTCAGGACATGAACCAGCTGATCGGGTTCCGGGCGGTCCAGGGTCTCGGCGCGGGCGGGCTGATGGTCGGCGTGATGGCGATCCTCGGCGACCTCGTGCCTCCCCGGGAGCGCGGCAAGTACCAGGGCATGATGGCCGGCGTGATGGCGGTGGCGATGATCGGCGGACCGCTGGTCGGCGGCGCGATCACCGACCACCTCGGCTGGCGCTGGAGCTTCTACATCAACCTCCCGCTGGGCGCCGTCGCGCTGGCCATGGTCACCGCCGTGCTGCACCTGCCCGGCAAGGAGCGGTCGAAGGCCAAGGTCGACTACCTGGGCGCGGCGCTCCTCACCGTGGGCATCACCGCGATCGTGCTGGTCACCACCTGGGGCGGCACGGAGTACGCGTGGACCTCGGCCGTGATCATGGAGCTCATCGCGCTCGGGGTGGCCTCCCTCGTCGGTTTCCTCTTCGTCGAGACGAAGGCCGCAGAACCGATCATGCCGCTGCACATCTTCCGCAACCGCAACTTCACCCTGATGTCGGTGGTCGGCTTCATGGCCGGCTTCGTGATGTTCGGAGCGGTGCTCTTCCTCCCGCTGTACCAGCAGTCCGTCCAGGGCGCGTCGGCGACCAACTCCGGGCTGCTGCTCCTGCCGATGCTCCTGTCGATGATGATCGTCTCGCTGGTGGCGGGCCGGATCACCACGAGCACCGGCAAATACAAGGTCTTCCCGATCCTGGGCAGCGTCCTGATGGTCACGGGCCTGTTCCTCCTCGCCACGATGGACACCGGCACCACACGCTTCACCTCCGGCGTCTACATGGCGGTGCTGGGGGCGGGCATGGGCTTCCTGATGCAGATCACGATGCTCGTCGCGCAGAACAGCGTCGAACTCAAGGACATGGGCGTCGCCTCGTCGGCGACGACCCTCTTCCGTACGCTCGGCAGCTCGTTCGGAGTCGCGATCATGGGCGCGCTGTTCACCGGACGGGTGCAGGACGAGATGGCGGCGCGCGGGGGCGGCGGGGCGACGGAGGCGTCCGCACAGCTGGACGCGCCGAGCCTGGCGAAGCTGCCCGACGCCGTGCGGGAGGCTTACGAGTACGCCGTGGCCTCGGGGACGCACCTCGCCTTCCTGGTGGGCGGCTCGGTCGCGGTGGTGGCCCTCTTGGCGGCGCTGTTCGTCAAGGAGGTA
- a CDS encoding MerR family transcriptional regulator translates to MDWPIAEVARMSGVTARTLRHYDEIGLLPPARTGANGHRYYEEHQLLLLQQILVLRALGVGLPEIGRVLAEQIDEVDALRGHHRRLLAERDRLEALAGTVSRTIAELEQSRKDGTSMTAINRPENLFEGVQPSQYGESLRDFPEHARKVADKVATMTPQDIEAGQRERTTQMILLADLMAAGHPADATPVQAQIDARYQALTELRTVSAEEYRDIGRSCVDNGAWRAAYEAIAPGLAAYQRDAIEAYVATRLS, encoded by the coding sequence ATGGACTGGCCGATTGCGGAGGTCGCACGGATGTCGGGCGTGACCGCCCGGACCCTGCGGCACTACGACGAGATCGGTCTGCTGCCACCGGCCAGGACCGGGGCCAACGGGCACCGCTACTACGAGGAGCACCAGCTGCTGCTGCTCCAGCAGATTCTCGTACTGCGGGCGCTGGGCGTAGGACTGCCGGAGATCGGCAGGGTCCTGGCCGAGCAGATCGACGAGGTGGACGCCCTGCGCGGCCACCACCGACGGCTGCTCGCCGAGCGTGACCGGCTCGAAGCCCTGGCCGGAACCGTCTCCCGCACGATCGCCGAATTGGAGCAGTCCAGGAAGGACGGCACATCCATGACCGCCATCAACCGGCCGGAGAACCTCTTCGAGGGCGTCCAGCCCTCCCAGTACGGAGAGAGCCTGCGTGATTTCCCCGAGCACGCCAGGAAAGTCGCCGACAAGGTGGCCACGATGACCCCGCAGGACATCGAGGCCGGACAGCGCGAGCGCACCACACAGATGATCCTGCTGGCCGACCTGATGGCCGCCGGCCACCCGGCCGACGCCACGCCCGTACAGGCCCAGATCGACGCCCGGTACCAGGCCCTGACCGAACTGCGAACCGTGTCCGCCGAGGAGTACCGCGACATCGGCCGCTCCTGCGTGGACAACGGCGCCTGGCGCGCGGCGTACGAGGCCATCGCGCCCGGCCTGGCCGCGTACCAGCGGGACGCCATCGAGGCGTACGTCGCCACCAGGCTGAGCTGA
- a CDS encoding TetR/AcrR family transcriptional regulator, with the protein MGSTPQPRRGNTRQRIQDVALKLFAEQGYEKTSLREIAEQLQVTKAALYYHFKTKEDILISIFEDLNRPVEALLEWGKDQPRTLETKKEILVRYSEALKAAEPLFVFMQENQATVRDLSIGHTIKHRVIALVDLIKDPDAPLTDQVRCFSALFTMHAGMMALRDAEGDPEEKRKAALEVAIELVTKAHDPGPAA; encoded by the coding sequence ATGGGCAGCACGCCGCAGCCGCGCAGGGGCAACACCCGCCAGCGCATTCAGGACGTCGCCCTGAAGCTCTTCGCCGAACAGGGCTACGAGAAGACGTCGCTCCGCGAGATCGCCGAGCAGCTACAGGTCACCAAGGCGGCGTTGTACTACCACTTCAAGACCAAGGAAGACATCCTCATCAGCATCTTCGAGGACCTGAACCGGCCCGTCGAAGCCCTCCTGGAGTGGGGCAAGGACCAGCCGCGGACCCTGGAGACGAAGAAGGAGATCCTGGTCCGCTACAGCGAGGCGCTCAAGGCCGCCGAGCCGCTCTTCGTCTTCATGCAGGAGAACCAGGCGACGGTTCGCGACCTGAGCATCGGCCACACCATCAAGCACCGGGTCATCGCCCTGGTCGACCTGATCAAGGATCCGGACGCCCCGCTCACCGACCAGGTGCGGTGCTTCAGCGCACTCTTCACCATGCACGCCGGAATGATGGCCCTCAGAGACGCCGAAGGCGACCCCGAGGAGAAGCGCAAGGCTGCTCTCGAGGTCGCCATCGAGCTGGTGACCAAGGCCCACGACCCGGGGCCCGCCGCTTAG